CTCGAATCTTTGTGCGCAGGCCGTTCTTAGGTGCCTCGTAGCCCCAGCCGATTTCCTTCCCGTTCACAAAAATGGCCCTGAAGATGCCGTACTTTGAACGAATGTCCGGATCATCCGAGCAATACTCCCTGAGCAGCACCGAGTCAGCGAACTCGCCTGCAACTTCACGAACCCTTTCCGCCTCAGTATCGGTCGTAAGGCAGGACCGGCTCCAGAAGAGGTCGACAACTACCTTGCCGTACTTCGGCATGAACTCGAAGTGTCGGTCGAGAAAAGACGGTGGTTCCGCTGATGAGTCGAAAACCTTCCAGAGAATTGCTGATTCCTCCTTGCGCACTGCGACCTCGAATCCGCATTTCTCGAAGAACGGTGCCGGCATGAACCAGAAATCGTGGTAGAAGGCGACCACAGTAATAGCTTTACAGCCCTGCGTCTGTGTTTCCTCCTCAGCAGCTGAAACCAGACATCGTCCTATTCCCCTGGACTTAGCTTCGTCTTTGATCGTCAGGCAAAGGATACTCATCAGGTCCCGTCCGACCGGTCCCCAGGGGGCAAGTTCAATGGGCATAACGTACAGAAAACCTGCATGAGCACCGTCCAGAAGGGCAACCCTAACCCTAAGGCCCCGTTCGTACCGGTCGCGCAACCAGGGCACTCGTCTTTGGCAGGATGCCGTATATTCCGCTGTTTCGCCGATATGCGTGCAGGATCCTACGAACTCCTCGTCTTCACTTTGCATATCTCTGATAATGATTTCTGATTTCATCTCACTCCGTTCACCGGAAGGACGCACCAGCTGCGAAGAGTGATTCGGCTTTTACTTCAAATCAGTGGAGCCCACACATTGCACCCGGTGTACTAATTTACTCTTTGATGCTTTTCAAAGTATAACGAGCTAACCAGAAGTAGTCCATTTCCACGAAATAGTAATTATCTGCTGATGGCTTAATTTGTTCAATATACTCGCTTTGTGTCGTAAAATTCTTTAATACCTCATGCGTGGAACCATCAAAAAGTTTCCGTATTTGATAGGTATTGCCTTCTTCATCCGTCCGGCTTCTGATAGATGTACTCATACTCAGAAGCGCGTTTTGCATAATAATCAGTCATTTCCATTCTTGTCATATTCGTTTCTCC
The sequence above is a segment of the Candidatus Aegiribacteria sp. genome. Coding sequences within it:
- a CDS encoding GNAT family N-acetyltransferase encodes the protein MKSEIIIRDMQSEDEEFVGSCTHIGETAEYTASCQRRVPWLRDRYERGLRVRVALLDGAHAGFLYVMPIELAPWGPVGRDLMSILCLTIKDEAKSRGIGRCLVSAAEEETQTQGCKAITVVAFYHDFWFMPAPFFEKCGFEVAVRKEESAILWKVFDSSAEPPSFLDRHFEFMPKYGKVVVDLFWSRSCLTTDTEAERVREVAGEFADSVLLREYCSDDPDIRSKYGIFRAIFVNGKEIGWGYEAPKNGLRTKIREAQQQLTPDS